The following proteins come from a genomic window of Anaerolineae bacterium:
- a CDS encoding Gfo/Idh/MocA family oxidoreductase, whose protein sequence is MADLVRFGIIGCGEIGQSLGGTDTYSGIGAFHARYIAETDGAELVAVADIKERNARALSEQYGLRRYYTDYHDLLARPDVDVVNICTPSGTHGEIAVAAARAGKHVIVEKPMEVTLEKADAIIAECARAGVKLQVVMPHRFGKGMRKARAALESGELGKVILGNAVCRRYRTQEYYTDSSWRGTWAFDGGGALMNQGIHIIDSFLYLVGDASSVYGRMETLGHAGIEVEDTAVAVVKLRSGALGMIEGTTCAYPDFGDRIEIHAEKGTMVLEGLPPRLVVWEPMDWTKRLDLSQFEEDQREYYGHKYIIEDMVGAIVDDRQPQVHGQEGRRALELICAIYDSARKGREVDVRG, encoded by the coding sequence ATGGCCGACCTCGTGAGGTTTGGGATCATCGGGTGTGGTGAGATTGGGCAGTCGCTGGGGGGCACTGATACCTATAGTGGCATTGGGGCCTTCCACGCCCGGTATATAGCCGAGACTGACGGTGCGGAACTGGTGGCGGTAGCCGATATCAAGGAGCGCAACGCGAGGGCGCTGTCGGAGCAGTACGGGTTGCGGCGGTACTACACCGACTACCACGACTTGCTGGCGCGCCCGGACGTGGACGTGGTGAACATATGCACCCCGAGCGGGACGCACGGAGAGATAGCCGTGGCGGCGGCCCGAGCTGGCAAGCACGTCATCGTCGAGAAACCGATGGAGGTCACTCTCGAGAAGGCCGACGCCATCATCGCTGAGTGTGCCAGGGCAGGGGTCAAGCTTCAGGTGGTGATGCCCCATCGGTTCGGGAAGGGCATGCGCAAGGCTAGAGCGGCGCTGGAATCGGGCGAGCTGGGCAAGGTCATCCTGGGCAATGCTGTGTGTCGCCGGTATCGCACTCAGGAGTACTACACCGACAGCTCTTGGCGCGGGACCTGGGCGTTCGATGGTGGGGGCGCCCTCATGAATCAGGGTATTCACATCATTGACTCGTTTCTGTACCTGGTGGGTGATGCGTCCTCTGTATACGGCCGGATGGAGACGCTCGGGCACGCCGGCATAGAAGTGGAGGATACGGCCGTCGCGGTGGTGAAGCTCAGGTCGGGAGCACTAGGCATGATCGAGGGGACCACCTGCGCCTATCCGGACTTCGGGGATCGCATAGAGATACATGCAGAGAAGGGCACTATGGTGCTCGAGGGTCTGCCGCCACGGCTCGTAGTCTGGGAGCCCATGGACTGGACGAAGCGTCTCGATCTGAGCCAGTTCGAGGAAGACCAACGAGAGTACTACGGCCACAAGTATATCATCGAAGACATGGTGGGTGCCATCGTTGATGACCGTCAGCCTCAGGTGCACGGCCAGGAGGGCAGGCGGGCCCTCGAGCTGATCTGCGCTATCTATGACTCCGCTCGGAAGGGCAGAGAGGTGGACGTTAGGGGGTGA
- a CDS encoding sugar phosphate isomerase/epimerase, whose protein sequence is MRISVFTVVMGEYSPEGVAEELSTLGYDAVEWRVHPDFHVHPDAISAKSSYLRSLTQQAGLEVSCLGTYVRASQAEQLDRCCRAAAEMDCPRIRIALDEDYDGRAGFERALAEAKEGLRRAEATLRHYQVRGLLETHHGSVAESASGARRLLSGFSPETYGVIFDPANMILAGRESWWMAVDILGEYLAHVHVKNISWLRDGDGRWQWHYDTLERGMVDWPEVIRALLATGYDGYLSVEDLCGTSLSTSGLAGEAIGGGPPGVSTREKLQHDLTFIRGCLAHRRG, encoded by the coding sequence ATGAGGATCAGCGTCTTCACCGTGGTGATGGGCGAGTACAGCCCCGAGGGCGTGGCGGAGGAGCTGAGCACACTGGGCTATGACGCGGTGGAATGGAGGGTGCACCCGGACTTTCACGTGCACCCCGACGCCATCAGTGCGAAGAGCTCCTACTTGAGGAGCCTCACCCAGCAAGCGGGCCTAGAGGTATCGTGCTTGGGCACGTACGTGCGCGCTAGCCAGGCTGAGCAGCTGGATAGGTGTTGCCGGGCGGCCGCTGAGATGGATTGTCCTCGGATCAGGATCGCTCTTGATGAGGACTACGATGGCAGGGCGGGATTCGAGCGCGCACTCGCCGAGGCGAAAGAAGGCCTGAGACGCGCAGAGGCGACACTGCGGCACTACCAGGTTAGGGGATTGCTGGAGACGCACCATGGGTCCGTCGCCGAAAGCGCCAGTGGCGCGCGGCGGTTACTAAGCGGCTTCTCCCCCGAGACGTACGGCGTCATCTTCGACCCAGCGAACATGATCCTCGCCGGGAGAGAGAGCTGGTGGATGGCGGTTGACATCCTGGGTGAGTACCTGGCACACGTGCACGTCAAGAACATCTCGTGGCTTCGGGACGGCGACGGCCGGTGGCAATGGCACTACGACACGCTGGAGAGGGGCATGGTAGACTGGCCGGAGGTCATTCGGGCTCTCCTGGCCACTGGGTACGACGGCTACCTGTCTGTCGAGGATCTCTGCGGCACGAGTCTCTCTACCTCAGGGTTGGCTGGGGAAGCCATTGGCGGCGGCCCGCCCGGTGTGTCTACCCGAGAGAAGCTCCAGCACGATCTTACCTTCATCAGAGGGTGCCTGGCGCACCGGCGAGGCTAA
- a CDS encoding DegT/DnrJ/EryC1/StrS family aminotransferase, translating into MTTLSTERLAIDGGTPIRRDPFPAWPVWDEREEQALLRALRSGKWGIGSEIIAEFEENFASMQEARYCVSVPSGTAAIAMALRGAEVTYGDEVITTPYTFVATVSAVLHVGAIPVFADIEPQTYQIDARSAQRLVRERTKAIIPVHIGGCPADMDAVLALAEKHKLLVIEDCAQAHLAAWKGRRVGAIGDLGTFSFQSSKNIPAGEGGAVVGDDDHLMDRVWSYRNVGRVRQGAWYQHEVLGTNARMSVWQAAVLLAQMTRAEKQLARRERNAAILTEHLADIPGIRPLERDARVTHHAYHLYIFRYDRAGFGGRSREEFLRALSAEGIPACDGYTPLYAKDAVMEASQALGKLTGVAVPSKQENAERCPVAERVCREEDCWLTQNLLLGSEADTVSIAEAIAKVQRAWK; encoded by the coding sequence ATGACTACCCTGTCAACAGAGCGACTGGCGATAGATGGTGGGACGCCCATACGACGGGATCCCTTCCCAGCCTGGCCAGTCTGGGATGAGAGGGAAGAGCAGGCCCTCCTGCGAGCCCTGCGCAGCGGCAAGTGGGGCATCGGCAGCGAGATCATCGCCGAGTTCGAAGAGAACTTCGCTTCCATGCAGGAGGCCAGATACTGCGTTTCCGTGCCCAGTGGCACGGCCGCCATCGCTATGGCACTGCGCGGTGCCGAGGTGACCTATGGCGACGAGGTGATCACCACCCCGTACACGTTCGTGGCCACTGTGTCGGCCGTGCTGCATGTGGGCGCCATCCCAGTCTTTGCCGACATAGAGCCCCAAACCTACCAGATTGACGCCCGTAGCGCCCAGAGGCTGGTCAGAGAGAGGACCAAGGCGATCATCCCGGTGCACATCGGAGGCTGCCCGGCGGACATGGATGCGGTGCTGGCGCTAGCGGAGAAGCACAAGCTTCTGGTGATCGAGGACTGCGCCCAGGCTCATCTGGCCGCCTGGAAGGGGCGAAGAGTGGGCGCCATCGGCGACCTGGGCACTTTCTCCTTCCAGTCCAGCAAGAACATCCCCGCTGGCGAGGGGGGTGCCGTGGTCGGTGACGACGATCATCTCATGGACCGGGTCTGGTCCTACCGCAACGTCGGGCGGGTGCGACAGGGAGCTTGGTATCAGCACGAAGTGCTGGGCACAAACGCTCGCATGAGCGTCTGGCAGGCCGCTGTACTGCTGGCGCAGATGACGCGGGCTGAAAAGCAGCTGGCGCGGAGGGAGAGGAACGCAGCCATTCTCACCGAGCACCTTGCCGATATCCCTGGCATCCGGCCGCTCGAACGCGACGCCCGCGTCACCCACCATGCCTACCACCTTTACATCTTCCGCTATGACCGAGCTGGCTTCGGGGGCCGTAGCCGGGAGGAGTTCCTTAGAGCACTGTCAGCGGAAGGAATCCCTGCATGCGATGGCTACACGCCCCTGTATGCCAAGGACGCCGTCATGGAAGCCAGCCAGGCCCTGGGGAAGTTGACCGGCGTTGCCGTCCCGAGCAAGCAGGAGAATGCTGAGCGTTGCCCGGTGGCCGAGAGAGTGTGCCGAGAAGAGGACTGCTGGCTAACCCAGAACCTGCTTCTGGGTAGTGAGGCTGACACCGTCTCCATCGCCGAGGCTATCGCCAAGGTGCAGCGTGCCTGGAAGTGA